The Ciconia boyciana chromosome 26, ASM3463844v1, whole genome shotgun sequence nucleotide sequence GTGCCTTCGTCCACTTcggggctgggaaggggccgCGCGTCTGTGTGTCCCCCCGCAGCTGTGTCCGTTTGTCCCCTCCTGGTGGGGCCAGAGGGGCCGTGTctgcccgtgtccccccccccgggggccgTGTCTGTCCGTCCCCCCCgggggccaggcaggggctgcgtgTCCATCCCCTGTGCTGGTCCCAGCCGggctgtgtctgtctgtccttccctGGACGCAAAGGCATCGTCTGTCTGTCCCCCTCCGGCTGTTGTCCAGCCCAGGGGCTGTCTGTCCGTTCCCGGGCTGTGTGTCCATCCCTGCTTGTCTGTGAGTCCCATccccatctgtctgtctgtccgtccCCCTCTGTCCGTGAGTCCCATCCCCAGCTGTCCGTCTCTCCGTCCCCCTCTGCGGGTCCATATCTGCCCTTCTGTCCGTGGCTCCCATCCGCCCACTCGCCCGTCCCCGTCCGTGTGTCCGTCCCTGTCCGTGGGTCCGCCCGGTGGGcgatgggggtctgggggtgggtgctggtgctgctggcgCTGGGGGCCCGGGGCCCGGGGGTGGCCGGGGAGGGCCTGGACTTCCCCACCTACGACGGCCTGGACCGGGTGCTGCCCGTCACCCTGAAGAACTACAAGGCGATGCTGAAGCGGTTCCCGGTGCTGGCCCTGCTCCACCACCGCCCTGGCCAGGGCGACCGGGCGGCCCAGCGCCACCACGAGATGGAGGAGCTCGTCCTGGAGGTGGGCACGGGGGGGTGacaccccaggggaccccgCATGGCGCTGGGGACAACGTAGGGACCGGGGGATGCTGGTGGGATGGGCACCGGCGCTGGGGTGCCAGCACCtgtgtggcactggggacactgggggggacCAGGGGACACCAGTGGGATGGGCAACTACACCCATatggcactggggacactgggggggacCAGGGAACCCTGGTGGGACGGGCAGCTGCAACCTTGTGGCACGGGGAACACTGGTAGGGACCAGGCATGCTGCCAGTGCCACTGGCTGTGGGGACACCGGCTGCTGGGGGGGACCTGTCCCCATGAGCCAGCACCTGCCGGGACCCCCGGCACGGGTGGAgggggatggatggatggagggatggggggggcacggccaggctggggaccctgggggaccctgggggacccttggctggggaggggggacaggtCTGGTGGCCGGTGCCCCCAGCGTGGTGTCCCCCCAGCTGGCAGCCCAGGTGCTGGAGGACAAGGGCGTGGGCTTCGGCCTCGTCGACTCCGAGAAGGACGCGGCCGTCGCCAAAAAGCTGGGTAAGGGTgacctccccaccctgccccctGCTGGGACCCCTCAGGCACAGCGACCCCCCCAGATCCCCATACCTGGCACAGgtcccccctgcatccccccagcCAGGCACAGGGACCCCCCTGGACCCACCCAAACCTGACACAGGGACCTCTGTATCCCCCAGCCTGAGACAGGGATCCCCATgagcccccccctccccatccgggacagggacccccccgtgtccccagccagGCACAAAGACCCCTTTGGACCCCCAAATCTAGCACAGGATCCCCCAACCAGGCACAGGGACCCCACTGGACCCCAAACCAGGCACGGGACCCCCCAGCCACCCAGctgagccccctgcccccccaggcCTGACGGAGGAGGACAGCATCTACGTGTTCAAGGAGGACGAGGTGATCGAGTACGACGGGGAGCTGGCGGCGGACACGCTGGTGGAGTTCCTGCTGGATGTGAGAGCCCCTCCCCCAccgggggacccaggcatccaggacCCCCCAACTCCTGTCCCTGtccgtcgtcccccccccccccccccagtatcTCAGGAGGGAACCCAGGAGTCCGGGCCCCCAACCCTCCCTTTGCGTGGCTGGGGAGGACCCAAGTGTCCTgacctgcccccccccccagctctccctgacctgggggtccctggggaccccggtgctgtcccccaccccccaggtGCTGGAGGACCCGGTGGAGTTCATTGAGGGCGACCACGAGCTCCAGGCCTTCGAGAACATCGAGGATGACCCCAAACTCATCGGCTACTTCAAGAACGAGGACTCGGAGCGtacgtggggctggggcagcccctcccgtccccctgtgtccccctgtgtccccgctgtgtccccccgtcccctcccagcaccccagccaCAGCCCCCAAGCCTTCCTTCCATCCATGCGTTTCCTTATCCATCAtccacccctccctccctccacgAGGGCACCGGGGACCGATCCGGCCAGCCCCGGGCATGTCTGGGACCGTGGCGTTGGGGGGTCCTTCTGGAGCCAGAGCCACCGGGACGGCCCTGGGCTGGGCGGGCCGGTGCTGGCACCCGGTGCCGGTGCGGGGCCGGTCCCCAGTGTCGGTACCCAGTGCCGGCACCAGGACCCATCCCACCTCCCCCAGACTTCAAGGCCTTCGAGGAGGCGGCGGAGGAGTTTCACCCCTACATCCCCTTCTTCGCCACCTTTGACAGCAAGGTAGGGGCGAGGGTCCTGGCGGGGCAGGGTCACCCCCTGCCAGCACCCGTGGGTGGCTCAGGGACCCCAACCTGCCCCAGGCGGCCAAGAAGCTCACCCTGAAGATGAACGAGATCGACTTCTACGAGCCCTTCATGGAGGAGCCGCTGACCATCCCCGACCGGCCCAACAGCAAGGAGGAGATCGTGGCCTTCGTGGAGGAGCACAAGCGGTGggcgcccggccgcccccggccctgccTTGGCTTCCCcatgggggctgctgggggcacCGGGGTGCCGTGGGAGGTGGTTGCCATGGGGAAGTGGTTGCTATGGGAGGTGGTTGCCATGGGGAGATGATGGTTGCCAAGGGAGGTGGTTGCCATGGGGAAGTGGTTGCCATGGGGAAGTGATTGCCAAGGGAGGTGGTTGCCATGGGGAAGTGGTTGCCATGGGGAGATGGTTGCCATGGGGAGATGGTTGCTATGGGAGGTGGTTGCCATGGGGAGATGGTTGCCATGGGGAGATGGTTGCTATGGGAGGTGGTTGCCATGGGGAGATGGTTGCCATGGGGAGATGGTTGCCATGGGGAGATGGTTGCCAAGGGAGGTGGTTGCCATGGGGAAGTGGTTGCCATGGGGAAGTGATTGCCATGGGAGGTGGTTGCCATGGGGAAGTGGTTGCTATGGGAGGTGGTTGCCATGGGGAAGTGGTTGCCATGGGAGGTGGTTGCCATGGGGAAGTGGTTGCTATGGGAGGTGGTTGCCATGGGGAGATGGTTGCCAAGGGAGGTGTTTGCCATGGGGAAGTGGTTGCCATGGGGAAGTGGTTGCCATGGGAGGTGGTTGCCATGGGGAAGTGGTTGCTATGGGAGGTGGTTGCCATGGGGAGATGGTTGCCAAGGGAGGTGTTTGCCATGGGGAAGTGGTTGCCATGGGGAAGTGGTTGCCATGGGGAAGTGGTTGCCATGGGAGGTGGTTGCCATGGGGAAGTGGTTGCTATGGGAGGTGGTTGCCATGGGGAAGTGGTTGCCATGGGGAAGTGGTTGCCATGGGAGGTGGTTGCCATGGGGAAGTGGTTGCTATGGGAGGTGGTTGCCATGGGGAGATGGTTGCTATGGGAAGTGTTTGCCATGGGGAGATGGTTGCCATGGGGAGATGGTTGCCAAGGGAGGTGTTTGCCATGGGGAAGTGGTTGCCATGGGGAAGTGGTTGCCATGGGGAGATGGTTGCCATGGGGAGATGGTTGCTATGGGAGGTGTTTTCCATGGGGAGGTGGTTGCCATGGGGAGATGGCTGCCATGGGGAAGTGTTTGCCATGGGAGGTGGTTGCCACGGGAGACCGTTGCCATGGGGAGGTTGTTGCCATGGGGAGGTGGTTGCCATGGGGACAGGTTGCCATGGGAGGTGACTGCCagggcagccgcagccccggcgctgggggattcccggggcgggggggggccggagGGGCCCCCGGAGCGCAGCGAGGCCCGCgccctgcccccacccccgcccctcccccgccccgccagcccctccCCCCACGCCGCTTTGCTGGCCGCGGCCCCTGGGGCGACACGAGTGTGCCAGGCCTCagcgggcgcggggctgggccCGCCCGGGGTCCGtgggccgtggggcagccgaGCCCCCCCGGGCGGGCCGGGGtccggcggggcgggcagggcggggtTAAGCGCCGGGCGTGCCGGGATGTTCCTGCAGCCTTAATCCCCCCGGATCAACCCGCCCCCACGCCGCGGCCTCAATCCCGCGGGCgatggggagatggggggaccCTCCGCGGCCCCCCCCGAGGTGCAGCGGTgccggggggctcagccccggccctgtgccccccccgccccgagccaGCCCCGGTGTCCCGCCCCCCTCAGCCGCTGCACCCCATATCTaagcagcccccccccccagctgcacGGCAGAGCCCGGGGGGGGCAGCGGCTTCGGGGGCGGGGtcgggtttgggggtgccctcACCGCCCCCCCCATCTTGCAGGGCCACTCTGCGGAAACTCAAACCCGACAGCATGTACGAGACCTGGGTGAGtgcagggggagaggggtggggggtcctgCCCCCCTCACCTTGACCCCCCTCGGGGCGCTCCCCGCCCCCTCGGGGTGCCCCCCTCACTGGTGACATCAGCCGTGTCCCCCCAGGAGGATGACATGGACGGGATCCACATCGTGGCCTTTGCAGAGGAGGATGATCCGGGTGAGGGAGGGGGCCGCGGGGGTCAGGGGGTCCGGGGGGGCTCCCGGCGCCCCTcactccccatccccccccagATGGGTTCGAGTTCCTGGAGATCCTGAAGGACGTGGCCCGGGACAACACGGACAACCCCGACCTCAGCATCCTCTGGATCGACCCTGAGGATTTCCCGCTGGTAccggcccccccgggggggACACACCCCACCACGACCCCCCCAGCAGTGTGGGGTGGGCTCGGGGGGGCTGACCCGTGTGTGCTCCCCCCAGCTCATCCCCTACTGGGAGAAAACCTTCAGCATCGACCTGTCCCGGCCCCAGATCGGGGTGGTCAACGTCACCGACGTGAgtgtccccccccgccgggacccccggcatggccccccccccccaggcagcCTTAGGGCTGAGTCCTGACGGGCTCATCACACTGGTGGGCCTCAAGGGCAGCCTCTGGGAGCCGGGGTCCCAGCTTGTCCCTTCCTCAGGGGGGGTCCCACGCCctcccccggtgtcccccgcCCCCTCCCACAGCGGGTGTCCCCCCCGCCCGTCCCACGTCCCCCCGCCGGTGTCCCCAGGCCGACAGCGTGTGGCTGGAGATGGCGGACGAGGATGACCTCCCCGACCCGGCGGAGCTGGAGGACTGGCTCGAGGACGTGCTGGCGGGAGAGATCAACACCGaggacgacgacgacgacgatgacgatgatgatgatgatgataatgacGACGACGACTAGGCCTTGTGCTGAGCCTCCACTCCTGGCCCCATCCCTGTGCGAGCCATTAAAGTCCCCAAAGAACCAGGCTGTGTCaccggggaggggacacggggggtggAGGTGCTCCAGGCCCAGGCGAGATCCCTGTGGGAGATTCCCATGAGATCTCCCCTTGTCACCCCCCGTGCGCCGTCCCCCGCGCAGCACCCCACGAGATCACCACCTAAAAGATCCCCCTCCAACCCCCCCCACGTGAGATCCCAGTGGCGGCTCCCGGGGGATCTCCTGGTGCAAATCCCCCCGTGGAAAGCCCCGCGCAGGATCCCCCTGCTCGAGACCCCTCCCCATGCGAGACCCCTCCCCGTGCAAGCTCCCGTGGGAGctcccccatgtcccacccTCCCCGTGAGATTCCTCTGCACGCTGCTGTGGGGAGATCCCCTGTGCTGGATCCCCGTGTGAGATCCCTCCTGCAAGATCCCCTTTGAGATCCCCATGGGAGATCCCCGTGGGAGATCCCCATGCGACACCCCGGGGGGGGATGGACTTTCCTTGGGGCTTCCTGGGGGGGGAATGGTGACACATACGGGGGACTTGGACACTCGTGGGTGCCCCCCGCCGTGGCTCCTTCCCGGGGTGACAGCCGGGGGTCCCTgggcggggggaccccaaagggatgggggagacacGAGGGGCCCCACCCCACGGGACGGTGCGTGGGAGCCCCCCACGGGTGTCCGCGCCAgcccccacccacccacggTCCCCCGTGGGGCGGGGCGGCTCCTCCGgcgtcccgccccgcccctcagCCCCGCCCCGTTACGCCCCGCCcacctccccgccccgccccgccgctcaGAGCGGCAGCACCGAGACACCGAGCGGCCGCACcggcaccgccaccgccaccggcACCGCCCCAGCCGGCCGGTAAGTGCGGGGCTACGCGGGGACCGGAGGCTCCGACCGGCCACCGGGACCGGGAtcgggaccgggaccgggatCGGGACCGGGGCCGGAtggaggcggcggccgccgcctccaTCCGGCCCCGGTCCCGATCCCGGTCCCGATCCCGGTCCCTCAGCCGGGCAGGGGCCGCGGTCGTGGACCCCCGGTACTAGACACCCCCGGTAATCCCCCGCGGGTCCCGCCGGCCCCTTTCACTTCCCCTTTCGCTCCCGTGGGGGGGCCCGAACCCGTGACccgaggggagcgggggggggcggcggggcccgccaGTCCACGCGGTGCCACCCGGTCCCCGTGCCCACCCGGTCCACGCGGGGTCCCCCATCCTCATCCGCTCCCCGCGGTGCCACCGGGTCCCCCGTTCCCACCCGAGACCCGgcgtgtcccccatcccccgtgGGTGCTACCCGGTCCCCGTGGGGCGCGGGGTCCCCCCACGcgccccccatccccacggTGCCacccagtcctcccagtgccgCCCAGTACCAGCGGAGCACCGGGATGCCACCCATTCCCCTGGCCAGGGTGCTTCCCCCCGCGGGGGGGTGCCGGGGAGGGTGGGTGCGCGTGGCCGGACTCCTGAGGAACACGAGTGGAAAGGGGCGCGTGAGGAGGTCACGCGCCCCTGGGCCGGGCTGGGCCCAACTGGGCCCAACTGGGGCCAAACTGGGCCGTGGCGGAGGCGGAGCCGCCTCTtccgccccgcggccccgggacggggagggctggggggaccaCGAGTCATCGCCTCCCCCCGCACCGTGCTCCGGCCCACGGAGCGTCCGCACGGCCCCGcgtggggaaactgaggcacggggcggggcgggggggggggcgcacCCAGATGTGCCCCAGATGTGGGATGGGCGGCCCCGGGGATGCTGCTCCGGCCGTGGGCAGGGCGGGACCCCCAGGACACGGgtgggaccccccccggggcaggACGGTGCCGGTGCCCACGCACCAGGACGATGCCCGTGGCTCAGGGCGGTGCCCGTGGGGCAGGACGATGCCCGTGGGGCGCGGTGGTGCCCACGCAGCAGTAGGATGCCCGCAGGGCGGTGTCCGTGGGGCCGGGCCGTGtccgtggggccggggccgtgggaCCAAGGCCGTGACTCGGTttcccgggggggggcggggacgGCCCCGGCCAGCGCTGCGCTGCTCCCCGCGGCACAAAGGCCCCTTGTCcccgggctgcgggggggccggggggggtcccTCCTCCCCGTCCCGCTATCGCCACCCACCCCAAAATCAGGGGGGGGGACACAGTGTTTGCaggacccccccctcccccccccgcaccTGGCCGGAGCGGGGCAGACAAAGGCGGGAAGGAACCGGCCCACCCGTGTCCTGCCCCCCGTGTCCTGCCTCCCCCGCGGCGGGATTacgcgccccccgccgcccccgcccgcccttGTGAATGGGCCCCCGTGGGGCCACGCCCCTCGTGCATATTCATGGAGCGCTTTGCATGGGAAGCGTGAATGGGGGGGGTCCCacggggggggggtcccgggcatcccccccccggggccgcggcgcggcggggcccaGGGGTCCGGGCCGGACCCGCCGGGCCTGGGAACGGGcaggcggccccggcgggggggggggtccccgcccccacccctcaccccccccgCCCGGAAGGACCCGGGCGTCCGGGCCAAGGGCTGAGTCATCGGCTGCCTTAAAGGGGCCGGACACGGCGGGGACACGCGTGTGCGCTCGGGGGGGCACCACGCgggagcgtgtgtgtgtgtgagtgagtgTGGGTGCACGCGTGTGCGCACGTGGGAGTGCGGGTGTGGGTCGGTGTCTGTGGGTGCAGGTGTCTGCGTGGGGGGGTGTTTACGGGTGTAGGCACGAGTGTGCGtgtgcggggcgggggggggatgCGCATGCGTGCACGTGCCGGGGGTGAGCAGCGCGGTGGGTAGCGGCGTGTCCGTGTCTGTGTGTCCCGTGTtctccccatgtgtccccatcCGCGTCCCCCCCCGTGTCTGTGGAGCCCGCATGGGGTGCCCgggtcccgtgtcccccccccagcacccacgggtgtCGCCACCGGGGAGGGACACGGGAAGGGCGGCCGGGGTGCTGTGATTGCCATGGCAACCGCATCCCTGGGGTGGGTGGCAGCGGTCGCCATGGCAACCGAGGTGCAAcaggagatggggacagggtgtgacaccccccccacccccccagccccaaccGCCCCACGCCCACCCGGGCCTGGCACTGGGGGTGCCCCtggtccccccaccccccaccccagggcgCCCAGAGCCACTGCGGGGGGCGGAATGTGGTGAGtgggggctgtgccggggggggCCTGTGTAGGGGGGGTGGCTGTGCCGTGCCAGGGGGACAGACCATGCGGGGGGGATCAGTGCAAGCACCGCGTGCGCGTGTGAAGAGAGGGGGGTCACTGCAAAGCCGGGGTGCGGGTGCGAGCAGCAGCATGCGATGGGGGGGGGCTGCGCAAGGCCAGGGCCTGTGTGCGAGGGTCCCCCGCGCCAGGGGGACACACGCAGCAGAGCAGCCGCCACCAGCGCCCGGCGGGACccgccgtccccgtccctgtcaCATCCCGTGAGCGTCACATGAGTCACGGGCCAGCGGAGCCCGGCTGGCGCCGCGGCgtggggggggccggggagggagtggggggcaggggctgaggcCGGGCAGCTCATGACACGGGTGGTGGCAGCCATGGCTGAGTACCGCAgtctgctggaggagctggccCAGAACATCACGGCCGAGGACCTGGAGCAGCTGAAGTCGGCCTGCAAGGAGGACATCCCCAGCGAGGAGAGCGAGGCCATCGCCACCAGCCACCACTGGTTCGCCTTCCTGGAGAAGCACAGCAAGCTGGACAGAGGTGAGACCCCCCCGGGGGTGGCCctggcccccccccccatccccatctctgtccctcccctggtccccagccctggccgctgccctgctcctggtcTGTCCCCTGGTctggtccccagccctgtcccccatcTCCTTTCCTGGTCCCCGTCCTGGTCCCCTGATCCCTGTCCTGGTCTCCAGCCCTGGCCCCTGCCccggtccctgtcccctctcctgaTTCCTGTCCCCTGGGGTCTGGTCCCATGCCTGGCCCCTGGTCGCTGTCCCCTCTCCTGGTCCTCACCC carries:
- the CASQ1 gene encoding calsequestrin-1; the protein is MGVWGWVLVLLALGARGPGVAGEGLDFPTYDGLDRVLPVTLKNYKAMLKRFPVLALLHHRPGQGDRAAQRHHEMEELVLELAAQVLEDKGVGFGLVDSEKDAAVAKKLGLTEEDSIYVFKEDEVIEYDGELAADTLVEFLLDVLEDPVEFIEGDHELQAFENIEDDPKLIGYFKNEDSEHFKAFEEAAEEFHPYIPFFATFDSKAAKKLTLKMNEIDFYEPFMEEPLTIPDRPNSKEEIVAFVEEHKRATLRKLKPDSMYETWEDDMDGIHIVAFAEEDDPDGFEFLEILKDVARDNTDNPDLSILWIDPEDFPLLIPYWEKTFSIDLSRPQIGVVNVTDADSVWLEMADEDDLPDPAELEDWLEDVLAGEINTEDDDDDDDDDDDDDNDDDD